A window from Pongo abelii isolate AG06213 chromosome 6, NHGRI_mPonAbe1-v2.0_pri, whole genome shotgun sequence encodes these proteins:
- the CCT6A gene encoding T-complex protein 1 subunit zeta (The RefSeq protein has 2 substitutions compared to this genomic sequence) — translation MAAVKTLNPKAEVARAQAALAVNISAARGLQDVLRTNLGPKGTMKMLVSGAGDIKLTKDGNVLLHEMQIQHPTASLIAKVATAQDDITGDGTTSNVLIIGELLKQADLYISEGLHPRIITEGFEAAKEKALQFLEEVKVSREMDRETLIDVARTSLRTKVHAELADVLTEAVVDSILAIKKQDEPIDLFMIEIMEMKHKSETDTSLIRGLVLDHGARHPDMKKRVEDAYILTCNVSLEYEKTEVNSGFFYKSAEEREKLVKAERKFIEDRVKKIIELKRKVCGDSDKGFVVINQKGIDPFSLDALSKEGIVALRRAKRRNMERLTLACGGVALNSFDDLSPDQLGHAGLVYEYTLGEEKFTFIEKCNNPRSVTLLIKGPNKHTLTQIKDAVRDGLRAVRNAIDDGCVVPGAGAVEVAMAEALIKHKPSVKGRAQLGVQAFADALLIIPKVLAQNSGFDLQETLVKIQAEHSESGQLVGVDLNTGEPMVAAEVGVWDNYCVKKQLLHSCTVIATNILLVDEIMRAGMSSLKG, via the exons ATGGCGGCTGTGAAGACCCTGAACCCCAAGGCCGAGGTGGCCCGAGCGCAGGCGGCGCTGGCGGTCAACATCAGCGCGGCGCGGGGTCTGCAGGACGTGCTAAGGACCAACCTGGGGCCCAAGGGCACCATGAAGAT GCTCGTTTCTGGCGCTGGAGACATCAAACTTACTAAAGACGGCAATATGTTGCTTCACGAAATG CAAATTCAACACCCAACAGCTTCCTTAATAGCAAAGGTAGCAACAGCCCAGGATGATATAACTGGTGACGGTACGACTTCCAATGTCCTAATCATTGGAGAGCTGCTGAAACAGGCGGATCTCTACATTTCTGAA GGCCTTCATCCCAGAATAATCACTGAAGGATTTGAAGCTGCAAAGGAAAAGGCCCTTCAGTTTTTGGAAGAAGTCAAAgtaagcagagagatggacaGGGAAACACTTATAGATGTGGCCAGAACATCTCTTCGTACTAAAGTTCATGCTGAACTTGCAGATGTCTTAACAGAG GCTGTAGTGGACTCCATTTTGGCCATTAAAAAGCAAGATGAACCTATTGATCTCTTCATGATTGAGATCATGGAGATGAAACATAAATCTGAAACTGATACAAG CTTAATCAGAGGGCTTGTTTTGGACCACGGAGCACGGCATCCTGATATGAAGAAAAGGGTGGAGGATGCATACATCCTCACTTGTAACGTGTCATTAGAGTATGAAAAAAC agaAGTGAATTCTGGCTTTTTTTACAAGAgtgcagaagagagagaaaaactcgtgaaagctgaaagaaaattcattgaagatagagttaaaaaaataatagaactgAAAAGGAAAGTTTGTGGCGATTCAGATAAAGGATTTGTTGTTATTAATCAAAAG ggAATTGACCCCTTTTCCTtagatgctctttcaaaagaaggcatagtCGCTCTGCGCAGAGCTAAAAGGAGAAACATGGAGAG GCTGACTCTTGCTTGTGGTGGGGTAGCCCTGAATTCTTTTGACGACCTAAGTCCTGACCAGTTGGGACATGCAGGACTTGTATATGAGTATACATTG GGAGAAGAGAAGTTTACCTTTATTGAGAAATGTAACAACCCTCGTTCTGTCACATTATTGATCAAAGGACCAAATAAGCACACACTCACTCAGATCAAAGATGCAGTGAGGGATGGCTTGAGGGCTGTCAAAAATGCTATTGATGATG GCTGTGTGGTTCCAGGTGCTGGTGCTGTGGAAGTGGCAATGGCAGAAGCCCTGATTAAACATAAGCCCAGTGTAAAGGGCAGGGCACAGCTTGGAGTCCAAGCATTTGCTGATGCATTGCTCATTATTCCCAAG GTTCTTGCTCAGAACTCTGGTTTTGACCTTCAGGAAACATTAGTTAAAATTCAAGCAGAACATTCAGAATCAGGTCAGCTTGTGGGTGTGGACCTGAACACAG GTGAGCCAATGGTAGCAGCAGAAGTAGGCGTATGGGATAACTATTGTGTAAAGAAACAGCTGCTTCACTCCTG CACTGTGATTGCCACCAACATTCTCTTGGTTGATGAGATCATGCGAGCTGGAATGTCTTCTCTGAAAGGTTGA
- the SUMF2 gene encoding inactive C-alpha-formylglycine-generating enzyme 2 isoform X3 has protein sequence MRAHARRSAAVLMARHGLPLLPLLLLLVGAWLKLGNGQATSMVQLQGGRFLMGTNSPDSRDGEGPVQEVTVKPFAIDIFPVTNKDFRDFVREKKYQTEAEMFGWSFVFEDFVSDELRNKATQPMKPVLWWLPVEKAFWRQPAGPGSGIRERLEHPVLHVSWNDARAYCAWRRKRLPTEEEWEFAARGGLKGQVYPWGNQFQPNRTNLWQGKFPKGDKAEDGFHGVSPVNAFPAQNNYGLYDLLGNVWEWTASPYQAAEQDMRVLRGASWIDTADGSANHRARVTTRMGNTPDSASDNLGFRCAADAGRPPGEL, from the exons ATGAGGGCGCATGCGCGGCGCAGCGCGGCAGTCCTGATGGCCCGGCATGGGTTACCGCTGCTTCCCCTGCTGTTGCTCCTGGTCGGCGCGTGGCTCAAGCTAG GAAATGGACAGGCTACTAGCATGGTCCAACTGCAGGGTGGGAGATTCCTGATGGGAACAAATTCTCCAGACAGCAGAGATGGTGAAGGCCCTGTGCAGGAGGTGACAGTGAAACCCTTTGCCATCGACATATTTCCTGTCACCAACAAAGATTTCAG GGATTTTGTCAGGGAGAAAAAGTATCAGACAGAGGCTGAGATGTTTGGATGGAGCTTTGTCTTTGAGGACTTTGTCTCCGATGAGCTGAGAAACAAAGCCACCCAGCCAATGAAG CCTGTACTTTGGTGGCTTCCAGTGGAAAAGGCATTTTGGAGGCAG CCTGCAGGTCCTGGCTCTGGCATCCGAGAGAGACTGGAGCACCCAGTGTTACACGTGAGCTGGAATGACGCCCGTGCCTACTGTGCTTGGCGGAGAAAACGGCTGCCCACGGAGGAAGAGTGGGAGTTTGCCGCCCGAGGGGGCTTGAAGG GTCAAGTTTATCCATGGGGGAACCAGTTCCAGCCAAACCGCACCAACCTGTGGCAG GGCAAGTTCCCAAAGGGAGACAAAGCTGAGGATGGCTTCCATGGAGTCTCCCCAGTGAATGCTTTCCCCGCCCAGAACAACTACG GGCTCTATGACCTCCTGGGGAACGTGTGGGAGTGGACAGCATCACCGTACCAGGCCGCTGAGCAGGACATGCGCGTCCTCCGGGGGGCATCCTGGATCGACACAGCTGATGGCTCTGCCAATCACCGGGCCCGGGTCACCACCAG GATGGGCAACACTCCAGATTCAGCCTCAGACAACCTTGGTTTCCGCTGTGCTGCAGACGCAGGTCGGCCACCAGGGGAGCTATAA
- the SUMF2 gene encoding inactive C-alpha-formylglycine-generating enzyme 2 isoform X4 encodes MRAHARRSAAVLMARHGLPLLPLLLLLVGAWLKLGNGQATSMVQLQGGRFLMGTNSPDSRDGEGPVQEVTVKPFAIDIFPVTNKDFRDFVREKKYQTEAEMFGWSFVFEDFVSDELRNKATQPMKPAGPGSGIRERLEHPVLHVSWNDARAYCAWRRKRLPTEEEWEFAARGGLKGQVYPWGNQFQPNRTNLWQGKFPKGDKAEDGFHGVSPVNAFPAQNNYGLYDLLGNVWEWTASPYQAAEQDMRVLRGASWIDTADGSANHRARVTTRMGNTPDSASDNLGFRCAADAGRPPGEL; translated from the exons ATGAGGGCGCATGCGCGGCGCAGCGCGGCAGTCCTGATGGCCCGGCATGGGTTACCGCTGCTTCCCCTGCTGTTGCTCCTGGTCGGCGCGTGGCTCAAGCTAG GAAATGGACAGGCTACTAGCATGGTCCAACTGCAGGGTGGGAGATTCCTGATGGGAACAAATTCTCCAGACAGCAGAGATGGTGAAGGCCCTGTGCAGGAGGTGACAGTGAAACCCTTTGCCATCGACATATTTCCTGTCACCAACAAAGATTTCAG GGATTTTGTCAGGGAGAAAAAGTATCAGACAGAGGCTGAGATGTTTGGATGGAGCTTTGTCTTTGAGGACTTTGTCTCCGATGAGCTGAGAAACAAAGCCACCCAGCCAATGAAG CCTGCAGGTCCTGGCTCTGGCATCCGAGAGAGACTGGAGCACCCAGTGTTACACGTGAGCTGGAATGACGCCCGTGCCTACTGTGCTTGGCGGAGAAAACGGCTGCCCACGGAGGAAGAGTGGGAGTTTGCCGCCCGAGGGGGCTTGAAGG GTCAAGTTTATCCATGGGGGAACCAGTTCCAGCCAAACCGCACCAACCTGTGGCAG GGCAAGTTCCCAAAGGGAGACAAAGCTGAGGATGGCTTCCATGGAGTCTCCCCAGTGAATGCTTTCCCCGCCCAGAACAACTACG GGCTCTATGACCTCCTGGGGAACGTGTGGGAGTGGACAGCATCACCGTACCAGGCCGCTGAGCAGGACATGCGCGTCCTCCGGGGGGCATCCTGGATCGACACAGCTGATGGCTCTGCCAATCACCGGGCCCGGGTCACCACCAG GATGGGCAACACTCCAGATTCAGCCTCAGACAACCTTGGTTTCCGCTGTGCTGCAGACGCAGGTCGGCCACCAGGGGAGCTATAA
- the SUMF2 gene encoding inactive C-alpha-formylglycine-generating enzyme 2 isoform X1 has product MRAHARRSAAVLMARHGLPLLPLLLLLVGAWLKLGNGQATSMVQLQGGRFLMGTNSPDSRDGEGPVQEVTVKPFAIDIFPVTNKDFRDFVREKKYQTEAEMFGWSFVFEDFVSDELRNKATQPMKPVLWWLPVEKAFWRQPAGPGSGIRERLEHPVLHVSWNDARAYCAWRRKRLPTEEEWEFAARGGLKGQVYPWGNQFQPNRTNLWQGKFPKGDKAEDGFHGVSPVNAFPAQNNYGWATLQIQPQTTLVSAVLQTQVGHQGSYKQPDGDKEKSPPGSLSFPGHVANSAIPSSGASASGKNFPFPVSHPSVAGASHQGRRRLSLLCFGEGAQRVLTVAGSQVFLLEAKYY; this is encoded by the exons ATGAGGGCGCATGCGCGGCGCAGCGCGGCAGTCCTGATGGCCCGGCATGGGTTACCGCTGCTTCCCCTGCTGTTGCTCCTGGTCGGCGCGTGGCTCAAGCTAG GAAATGGACAGGCTACTAGCATGGTCCAACTGCAGGGTGGGAGATTCCTGATGGGAACAAATTCTCCAGACAGCAGAGATGGTGAAGGCCCTGTGCAGGAGGTGACAGTGAAACCCTTTGCCATCGACATATTTCCTGTCACCAACAAAGATTTCAG GGATTTTGTCAGGGAGAAAAAGTATCAGACAGAGGCTGAGATGTTTGGATGGAGCTTTGTCTTTGAGGACTTTGTCTCCGATGAGCTGAGAAACAAAGCCACCCAGCCAATGAAG CCTGTACTTTGGTGGCTTCCAGTGGAAAAGGCATTTTGGAGGCAG CCTGCAGGTCCTGGCTCTGGCATCCGAGAGAGACTGGAGCACCCAGTGTTACACGTGAGCTGGAATGACGCCCGTGCCTACTGTGCTTGGCGGAGAAAACGGCTGCCCACGGAGGAAGAGTGGGAGTTTGCCGCCCGAGGGGGCTTGAAGG GTCAAGTTTATCCATGGGGGAACCAGTTCCAGCCAAACCGCACCAACCTGTGGCAG GGCAAGTTCCCAAAGGGAGACAAAGCTGAGGATGGCTTCCATGGAGTCTCCCCAGTGAATGCTTTCCCCGCCCAGAACAACTACG GATGGGCAACACTCCAGATTCAGCCTCAGACAACCTTGGTTTCCGCTGTGCTGCAGACGCAGGTCGGCCACCAGGGGAGCTATAAGCAGCCGGATGGTGACAAGGAGAAAAGCCCTCCAGGGTCACTGTCATTCCCTGGCCATGTTGCAAACAGTGCAATTCCAAGCTCGGGAGCTTCAGCCTCAGGAAAGAACTTCCCCTTCCCTGTCTCCCATCCCTCTGTGGCAGGCGCTTCTCACCAGGGTAGGAGAAGACTCAGCCTCCTGTGTTTTGGAGAAGGGGCCCAACGTGTGTTGACGGTGGCTGGGAGCCAGGTGTTTCTCTTAGAGGCCAAGTATTATTGA
- the SUMF2 gene encoding inactive C-alpha-formylglycine-generating enzyme 2 isoform X2, which yields MRAHARRSAAVLMARHGLPLLPLLLLLVGAWLKLGNGQATSMVQLQGGRFLMGTNSPDSRDGEGPVQEVTVKPFAIDIFPVTNKDFRDFVREKKYQTEAEMFGWSFVFEDFVSDELRNKATQPMKPAGPGSGIRERLEHPVLHVSWNDARAYCAWRRKRLPTEEEWEFAARGGLKGQVYPWGNQFQPNRTNLWQGKFPKGDKAEDGFHGVSPVNAFPAQNNYGWATLQIQPQTTLVSAVLQTQVGHQGSYKQPDGDKEKSPPGSLSFPGHVANSAIPSSGASASGKNFPFPVSHPSVAGASHQGRRRLSLLCFGEGAQRVLTVAGSQVFLLEAKYY from the exons ATGAGGGCGCATGCGCGGCGCAGCGCGGCAGTCCTGATGGCCCGGCATGGGTTACCGCTGCTTCCCCTGCTGTTGCTCCTGGTCGGCGCGTGGCTCAAGCTAG GAAATGGACAGGCTACTAGCATGGTCCAACTGCAGGGTGGGAGATTCCTGATGGGAACAAATTCTCCAGACAGCAGAGATGGTGAAGGCCCTGTGCAGGAGGTGACAGTGAAACCCTTTGCCATCGACATATTTCCTGTCACCAACAAAGATTTCAG GGATTTTGTCAGGGAGAAAAAGTATCAGACAGAGGCTGAGATGTTTGGATGGAGCTTTGTCTTTGAGGACTTTGTCTCCGATGAGCTGAGAAACAAAGCCACCCAGCCAATGAAG CCTGCAGGTCCTGGCTCTGGCATCCGAGAGAGACTGGAGCACCCAGTGTTACACGTGAGCTGGAATGACGCCCGTGCCTACTGTGCTTGGCGGAGAAAACGGCTGCCCACGGAGGAAGAGTGGGAGTTTGCCGCCCGAGGGGGCTTGAAGG GTCAAGTTTATCCATGGGGGAACCAGTTCCAGCCAAACCGCACCAACCTGTGGCAG GGCAAGTTCCCAAAGGGAGACAAAGCTGAGGATGGCTTCCATGGAGTCTCCCCAGTGAATGCTTTCCCCGCCCAGAACAACTACG GATGGGCAACACTCCAGATTCAGCCTCAGACAACCTTGGTTTCCGCTGTGCTGCAGACGCAGGTCGGCCACCAGGGGAGCTATAAGCAGCCGGATGGTGACAAGGAGAAAAGCCCTCCAGGGTCACTGTCATTCCCTGGCCATGTTGCAAACAGTGCAATTCCAAGCTCGGGAGCTTCAGCCTCAGGAAAGAACTTCCCCTTCCCTGTCTCCCATCCCTCTGTGGCAGGCGCTTCTCACCAGGGTAGGAGAAGACTCAGCCTCCTGTGTTTTGGAGAAGGGGCCCAACGTGTGTTGACGGTGGCTGGGAGCCAGGTGTTTCTCTTAGAGGCCAAGTATTATTGA
- the SUMF2 gene encoding inactive C-alpha-formylglycine-generating enzyme 2 isoform X5 translates to MLSPPRTTTGSMTSWGTCGSGQHHRTRPLSRTCASSGGHPGSTQLMALPITGPGSPPGWATLQIQPQTTLVSAVLQTQVGHQGSYKQPDGDKEKSPPGSLSFPGHVANSAIPSSGASASGKNFPFPVSHPSVAGASHQGRRRLSLLCFGEGAQRVLTVAGSQVFLLEAKYY, encoded by the exons ATGCTTTCCCCGCCCAGAACAACTACG GGCTCTATGACCTCCTGGGGAACGTGTGGGAGTGGACAGCATCACCGTACCAGGCCGCTGAGCAGGACATGCGCGTCCTCCGGGGGGCATCCTGGATCGACACAGCTGATGGCTCTGCCAATCACCGGGCCCGGGTCACCACCAG GATGGGCAACACTCCAGATTCAGCCTCAGACAACCTTGGTTTCCGCTGTGCTGCAGACGCAGGTCGGCCACCAGGGGAGCTATAAGCAGCCGGATGGTGACAAGGAGAAAAGCCCTCCAGGGTCACTGTCATTCCCTGGCCATGTTGCAAACAGTGCAATTCCAAGCTCGGGAGCTTCAGCCTCAGGAAAGAACTTCCCCTTCCCTGTCTCCCATCCCTCTGTGGCAGGCGCTTCTCACCAGGGTAGGAGAAGACTCAGCCTCCTGTGTTTTGGAGAAGGGGCCCAACGTGTGTTGACGGTGGCTGGGAGCCAGGTGTTTCTCTTAGAGGCCAAGTATTATTGA